Part of the Sporosarcina sp. FSL K6-2383 genome is shown below.
CCATTCATAACATCGAGCTAGGCAGTACTGAAAAACAGGTAACTGCTGAGCTTGGTAAACCTAAAAATCGTTCCATGAACGAATATGGCTCTGAATGGTTGACGTATCACAACGGCTACCAAAACTTTGTTATGGTGTCATTCGATGAACAGAAAAAAGTGAACGCTATCTACACAAATGATGATCTCATTTCATCGACTTCTGATATCAAATACGGCTCTTCAAAAACAGCTGTACGCGAAACATTTGGCGAGCCTATTAAAGAAATCCGTAAAGGCTTGAATATCTTCGTATTGCAGGAAAGCGAGGGCTTCGACGTTTTTCAATCCGAAGATGCCTATACTTATGTTTTTTATGATTTACATCAACAAAGTAAAGTGACCGCTATCCAACTGATTGCTACTACATTAGAACAGAAAAAAACCGGCATTTATGCCGGCGGTGATGCACAATTACAAGAGGGCTTTGAGCAACAGCTATTCGATTTAACGAATGCTGCACGCGTCCGCCACGGATACTCCATTCTACAATGGGAGGGCAACGTTGCAGAGACGGCGCGCAATCATAGTGGCGACATGGCCGACAACGACTATTTTAGCCATCAAAATAAACAAGGTAAATCCCCCTTCGATCGAATGGACGACGACAACGTGACCTACCGCAGTGCCGGTGAAAATTTAGCCTACGGTCAGTCCAGTAGTATATTCGCACACGAGGGCCTGATGAACTCCGAAGGCCATCGTGAAAATATTCTATTAGATACTTACAGCCATCTCGGTACAGGTGTTGCTTTTAACGAAAAGTTCCAGCCGTACTATACAGAGAATTTTTTGTTGAAGTGATTTTATTGAAGTTGCCAGGAAAGCTCCGAGTGCCTATTATTTATTGACCGCAGCACAAGCAATTCGAACACCCGAATTACCAGATGGATCTGTTTTATAATCATCCGCTTTTTCATGTATAACAAGTGCACTGCCGTCGCTATCGACAATCGAATGTGTAGCACCCGGTTTCATTGTCAGTTCGGCAGTTGTCACTTCCGTCGCTACCTTTCCATTGGCATCGACTTCGATGTTTGGCAAATCGCCTAAATGGAATCCTTGTGGATTGTCGAAGCCATGCTCTTTATGTGTTGGATTAAAGTGGCCGCCCGCTGAAGTGAAATCTGGTGGTGTGCAGACGCCTGTTTCGTGGATATGAATGCCCTTCACTCCCGGCGGCAAACCCTCCGCCTGAATACTAATCGTCACGCCATCCCCAGACTCTACAAAACGAGCTTCACCTATTTCATTCCCTTCCGTATTGATGATTGGAGTAACAAGCGCTTTGGCATTCTCACCACTCACAGGTAACTTGGTATTGCTGCCTTTACTACAGCCACTGACGATTAAAAGTGTAGCTAGTAAAATAGATACAATCATTTTTTGATTCAATCTAATTCCCTCCAAAATTTTTTCTATAAAGGAAGGATGGTCTTCAATCATTTTATTATGTATGAAAGGTAGCAAAGAAAAAACCGCCGTCAATCCCACGTCTTGTGGAATGAACAGCGGTTTTCATTTTACGCCAATACCAATTTCTCTAAATCCATTGGTGTAATATAGACATCGTTTTGGTAAACGCGCATATTGCCGCCTGAAATTTCATCAATCAGCATCACTTCACCTGTAACGCCATCGCGTCCGAATTCAAGTTTAATATCATATAACTCAAGGCCTTTTGCTGCGAGCTCGTCCTTCACAACACTCGAAATTTGTTTCGTCAACGTCTCAAGCGTCACATACTCTTCTGCCGTCAATAAACCTAACTGCGCAAGTGCATCCTGTGTAATAGGCGGATCATTGCGATCATCGTCTTTCAGCGTCACTTCAACAAATGCATCCAATGCTTGTCCTTCTTCACAATAAGCCCCGTATCGACGTAGGAAACTCCCAACAGCACGATACCGACAAATGACTTCAAGCCCTTTACCAAACATCTTCGCTGACTTCACCGTCATCGTTACTTCATCAAGATCAGCTGCAACATAATGCGTTGGAATATTTTTTTCCGCCATCTTCTCAAAGAAAAATTTTGTCATCCGAAGTCCCGATTGCCCTGCACCTTCAATCGTTAAGCCAACTGTGTTTGCACCCGGGTCAAAAACGCCATCCTCACCCGTTACATCATCTTTGAATTTAAGGAGAACATTGTTGCCCTCCGCTTTATATACATCTTTCGTCTTGCCTTTATAAATAAGTTCCATGTGTCTAGTTCCTTTCTGTATGAAAGTTTAAACGCCTATCTATAGTATACTACATTGTTTTTTATCCTATCATAAATTTTTTCAACAACTTTTTCGTTCTTGATACACGTCAAGGTTTTATCTTCCGAAACGGCTTATTCTATAGACAGAAGGAAAACAATACAACTACTGGAGGATGAGAAAAATGAAAAAAGTCGTATTCGGTTTAGAGCCACTGAGTTGCCCATCTTGTATTAAGAAAATTGAAAGTGCATTAAACAAAGTTAACGGCGTGGGGGGAGCAAAAGTTTTATTCCACTCTGGAAAAGTTCGTGCACAGTTCGATGACAGCGTTATTCAAGCGGATGAATTGCAAAGTATCATCGTTAAACTTGGCTATCCCGTGCTGTCACAAAAAGTTTCCTAAAAGGGGAGTGATTTACATGAACGCCAAACGAACATCCCAGATTACCGCCATTTCAGGCTTACTGCTTGCGGCTGCAATCGGGCTACACATCTCTGGCCTCCATGATTGGAGGCAGGCGGTGCTTATTATTGCCACTGTCATTGCCGGAACCCCAATCATGATAAAAGCATTTAAAGCTCTTCGGATGAAAGCGTTTAGCATTGAACTACTTGTCACGATTGCAGTCATTGGTGCGCTATTCATCGGAGAATATGTTGAATCCGCAGCCGTCACATTCCTATTCTTATTTGGTGCTTTTCTTGAAGCGCGAACATTGGAAAAAACACGTTCTTCTTTAAAGGCATTAGTTGACATGGCACCCCTTGAAGCGACGGTCATCCGTGACGGTGAAACGATGACGATTGAT
Proteins encoded:
- a CDS encoding heavy-metal-associated domain-containing protein; this encodes MKKVVFGLEPLSCPSCIKKIESALNKVNGVGGAKVLFHSGKVRAQFDDSVIQADELQSIIVKLGYPVLSQKVS
- a CDS encoding superoxide dismutase family protein, which gives rise to MNQKMIVSILLATLLIVSGCSKGSNTKLPVSGENAKALVTPIINTEGNEIGEARFVESGDGVTISIQAEGLPPGVKGIHIHETGVCTPPDFTSAGGHFNPTHKEHGFDNPQGFHLGDLPNIEVDANGKVATEVTTAELTMKPGATHSIVDSDGSALVIHEKADDYKTDPSGNSGVRIACAAVNK
- a CDS encoding CAP-associated domain-containing protein, whose amino-acid sequence is MKRLFFFILFIAALYLAKPLWEEPVSRYVDISFLEPVDEKMASLLNKESVDTAIRYIADGADKAVFFLTSKSAEVQETVSEAKKPVLEKPVKTQLSIHNIELGSTEKQVTAELGKPKNRSMNEYGSEWLTYHNGYQNFVMVSFDEQKKVNAIYTNDDLISSTSDIKYGSSKTAVRETFGEPIKEIRKGLNIFVLQESEGFDVFQSEDAYTYVFYDLHQQSKVTAIQLIATTLEQKKTGIYAGGDAQLQEGFEQQLFDLTNAARVRHGYSILQWEGNVAETARNHSGDMADNDYFSHQNKQGKSPFDRMDDDNVTYRSAGENLAYGQSSSIFAHEGLMNSEGHRENILLDTYSHLGTGVAFNEKFQPYYTENFLLK
- a CDS encoding phosphoribosylaminoimidazolesuccinocarboxamide synthase, producing MELIYKGKTKDVYKAEGNNVLLKFKDDVTGEDGVFDPGANTVGLTIEGAGQSGLRMTKFFFEKMAEKNIPTHYVAADLDEVTMTVKSAKMFGKGLEVICRYRAVGSFLRRYGAYCEEGQALDAFVEVTLKDDDRNDPPITQDALAQLGLLTAEEYVTLETLTKQISSVVKDELAAKGLELYDIKLEFGRDGVTGEVMLIDEISGGNMRVYQNDVYITPMDLEKLVLA